A region from the Mycoplasmopsis bovigenitalium genome encodes:
- a CDS encoding coiled-coil domain-containing protein: MHKLNKILLSLFSPIVVASSIYLTSLVVVNSNKKASKSKTLNTTDISKPDKQGIEINEDEIKIQNLIKKINDDETLLDEQKTVLNKSINKINSLKSKNNQDWETEFKNTEAKLESFINENKQNAIKLSAKLEEDIAKNRQKIKETNDSFNSGWSSDFEESNLSDAEKQYINNYYSDKLQKIEEKYNLVKNKNINEINKLAKELEKDYKEIDEYKNALGKYIDNKLIGLKNQLPNGYFDEFLEPINKEHQAQIDRISNFEKINQAPTYEALKQFNETIDKINSRLVEKYNEELAKASNDNLRRAIDETYQLINKIAPDSKHYNYIAISDDELYGKDLRNRSGLIEKLRAIPYNDSDIGHLYFESYKIAKYYEVLQIQKQVIENKKKYFESENYKNDKKYNSVKISDPKIIFDWFKDYQKIVNSEEFNNNFNDKQNVLCLLVIRKNGKEAKSNGFVEYWKLNDINIFKDENWNELDRITTLSETNIPLRYKEDRFTHYSNAKIRFEYGNTNYNRGILTRYDDNKKILDQYYLMDVYTPQHSWAELITKYNDPLFKDDKYLLLNPNASKEQQFKKDIFNISWEEFNKHQTKDYLEQMWSFTHEYTFSISEYLKSIVDEKIKEISDKNLQNFIEKYWKPKSDELYKNHIKIKEDKPVSMPFEMQKFNKFKEEFQSWFEYANTSEIFKEFAVLYTEFSNLISSASQQNESHKQILDKYQKLEIKLQTLIENKNNSDNEYQLLTSELKTLISEAKNHSNNNS, encoded by the coding sequence ATGCATAAGTTAAACAAAATTTTACTATCACTATTCTCACCAATTGTTGTGGCTAGTTCTATTTATTTAACAAGTTTAGTTGTTGTGAATTCTAATAAAAAGGCAAGCAAATCAAAAACATTAAACACAACTGATATATCTAAACCAGATAAACAAGGTATCGAAATTAATGAAGATGAAATCAAAATTCAAAATTTAATTAAAAAAATAAATGACGATGAAACATTATTAGATGAACAAAAAACTGTGCTAAATAAATCAATTAATAAAATAAATTCACTAAAAAGCAAAAACAATCAAGACTGAGAAACTGAGTTTAAAAATACAGAAGCCAAACTTGAATCTTTTATTAATGAAAATAAACAAAATGCAATAAAATTGAGTGCTAAATTAGAAGAAGATATTGCCAAAAATAGACAAAAAATAAAAGAAACAAATGATTCATTTAACAGTGGTTGGTCAAGTGATTTTGAAGAGTCAAATTTATCTGATGCTGAAAAACAATATATAAATAATTATTATTCAGACAAGCTTCAAAAAATTGAAGAAAAATATAACTTAGTAAAAAACAAAAACATCAATGAAATTAATAAATTAGCAAAAGAATTAGAAAAAGATTATAAAGAAATTGATGAGTATAAAAATGCTTTGGGCAAATATATTGATAATAAATTGATAGGTTTGAAAAACCAATTACCTAATGGTTACTTTGATGAGTTTTTGGAGCCAATCAATAAAGAACACCAAGCGCAAATTGATAGAATTTCTAATTTTGAGAAAATAAATCAAGCACCAACTTATGAAGCTTTAAAACAATTCAATGAAACTATTGACAAAATTAATTCACGACTAGTTGAAAAATATAATGAAGAGTTAGCAAAAGCAAGTAATGATAATTTAAGACGCGCAATTGATGAAACATATCAATTAATAAATAAAATTGCTCCAGACTCAAAACACTATAACTATATAGCTATTTCTGATGATGAGTTATATGGCAAAGATTTACGCAACAGGTCTGGTTTGATTGAAAAATTAAGAGCCATACCATATAACGATAGTGATATTGGTCATCTATATTTTGAAAGCTATAAAATTGCTAAATATTATGAAGTTCTACAAATTCAAAAACAAGTTATTGAAAATAAGAAAAAATACTTTGAATCTGAAAACTATAAGAATGATAAGAAATATAATTCAGTAAAAATTTCTGATCCTAAAATAATTTTTGACTGATTTAAGGATTATCAAAAAATAGTTAATTCAGAAGAATTTAATAATAATTTTAACGATAAGCAAAATGTACTTTGTTTGTTAGTGATCCGAAAAAATGGTAAAGAAGCCAAAAGTAATGGTTTTGTTGAATATTGAAAACTAAATGATATAAATATTTTTAAAGATGAAAATTGAAATGAACTTGATCGCATCACAACACTTAGTGAAACAAATATTCCTTTAAGATATAAAGAAGACAGATTTACTCATTACAGCAATGCTAAAATTCGTTTTGAATATGGCAACACTAATTATAATAGGGGTATATTAACTAGATACGACGATAATAAAAAGATATTAGATCAATATTATTTAATGGATGTTTATACACCACAGCATTCTTGAGCAGAATTAATAACAAAATATAATGATCCGTTATTTAAAGATGATAAATACTTATTACTAAATCCAAATGCATCCAAAGAGCAACAATTTAAAAAAGACATATTTAATATAAGTTGAGAAGAATTTAATAAACACCAAACAAAAGATTATTTGGAACAAATGTGATCTTTTACTCATGAATATACATTTTCTATTAGCGAGTATCTTAAATCTATTGTTGATGAAAAAATTAAAGAAATATCTGATAAAAATCTGCAAAACTTCATTGAAAAATATTGAAAACCAAAATCTGACGAATTATATAAAAATCATATTAAAATAAAAGAAGACAAACCAGTATCAATGCCTTTTGAAATGCAGAAATTTAATAAATTTAAAGAAGAATTTCAATCGTGATTTGAGTATGCAAATACTAGTGAAATATTCAAGGAATTTGCTGTATTGTACACCGAGTTTTCAAATTTAATAAGTTCGGCATCTCAACAAAACGAAAGCCACAAACAAATCCTTGATAAGTATCAAAAACTAGAAATAAAATTACAAACTTTAATAGAAAATAAAAATAATAGCGATAACGAATATCAGTTATTAACATCAGAACTTAAAACATTAATTTCAGAAGCTAAAAATCATTCAAATAATAATAGTTAA
- a CDS encoding glycosyltransferase family 2 protein, producing the protein MDKNNLKISVLIPCHNIEKLSYFSLKSVVKNKYPNLEIIVLNDYSTDNTLKILHDWAQKDKRIKVYDLQDYNQHIGVGFNRDFLIQMATGDYFVFIDDDDKMSPKTIEEFANSLDKDYDIVSSKFVYCFEIAKNIRVSLPNFPYFKNYDVDDPKDFFLHNPLFVWGKLIKKEYYLNICEKYNIRFSEHDYEDIRMTYLLFLSNPKHKFLNKKLFTYQMRKNSLSSRIIDWKEKIDKVYNAYSQTFLNILKFKLLDNNYQLNELKNLFIISIYLTYYGLNKIIQPNQNSEFIDYCAFKISEFKRVHNIDALAKNKLAGISKVVYNLAIKKYEL; encoded by the coding sequence GTGGACAAAAATAATTTGAAAATAAGTGTTTTAATTCCATGCCATAATATTGAAAAATTAAGTTATTTTTCATTAAAAAGCGTTGTAAAAAACAAATATCCTAATTTAGAAATAATTGTTTTGAATGATTATTCCACAGATAACACTTTAAAAATTTTGCACGATTGAGCTCAAAAAGATAAAAGAATAAAAGTGTATGATTTGCAAGACTATAATCAACACATTGGTGTGGGATTTAATAGAGATTTTTTAATTCAGATGGCTACTGGCGATTATTTTGTTTTTATAGATGATGATGACAAAATGAGTCCAAAGACAATTGAAGAATTTGCTAATTCACTTGATAAAGATTATGATATCGTTTCTTCAAAATTTGTGTATTGTTTTGAAATTGCAAAAAACATAAGAGTTTCGCTTCCTAATTTTCCCTATTTTAAAAATTATGATGTTGATGATCCAAAAGATTTTTTCTTACACAATCCTTTATTTGTGTGAGGCAAATTAATTAAAAAAGAATACTATTTAAATATTTGTGAAAAATATAATATTCGCTTTAGTGAGCATGATTATGAAGATATAAGAATGACATATCTTTTGTTTCTGTCTAACCCAAAACACAAATTTTTAAATAAAAAGTTGTTCACTTACCAAATGAGAAAAAATTCATTATCAAGCAGAATTATTGATTGAAAAGAGAAAATTGATAAAGTGTATAATGCATATTCACAAACATTTTTAAACATTTTAAAATTTAAATTATTAGACAATAATTATCAATTAAATGAACTTAAAAATTTATTCATCATATCTATATATTTAACTTACTACGGATTGAATAAAATAATTCAACCTAATCAAAATAGTGAATTTATTGATTATTGTGCCTTTAAAATTAGTGAATTTAAACGAGTTCACAATATAGATGCATTGGCAAAAAACAAGTTAGCAGGCATTTCAAAAGTCGTCTACAATTTAGCAATAAAAAAATATGAGTTATAA
- a CDS encoding DUF1015 family protein has translation MKLLPIKFSYVNISKHIYSPDFLNLANIHNEKINFDEKTKFLSTATKNKLNQEKIENNNESVYVYSYNGKYGVVADLDISEYKKGNIKCHELVLPDIVQGMIANYQIYNTETAPVFIVHKEEIDLKQFTQEVKYNKFYDFGNIKLFQYTGQKAKLLLNKYKQIKSMFIADGHHRLYATSMSKNKKTMLASLMSLSQVDILPIHRVLNNIDASTFEKAKSFIDKMFEISNDTNLSKGKVNVTYQNESFVVKLKDMYEDLFWNNDIYRLNTQIISTAFRILDFSKCETVFQSDLETRKRNLSKNDVLFELFPVSADEFIEISNNNCILPPKATCFEPKFPSFLILKKYC, from the coding sequence ATGAAATTATTACCTATTAAATTTAGTTATGTTAATATTTCAAAACACATTTATAGCCCCGATTTTTTAAACTTGGCAAATATACATAATGAAAAAATAAATTTTGACGAAAAAACAAAATTTTTATCTACCGCAACAAAAAACAAACTAAATCAAGAAAAAATAGAAAACAATAACGAAAGCGTTTATGTATATTCATATAATGGTAAATATGGTGTTGTTGCTGACTTAGACATTTCAGAATACAAGAAGGGAAATATTAAGTGCCATGAATTGGTTTTACCTGATATTGTCCAAGGAATGATTGCTAATTATCAAATTTATAATACTGAAACAGCGCCGGTTTTTATTGTTCATAAAGAAGAAATAGATCTTAAACAATTTACGCAAGAAGTTAAATATAATAAATTTTATGATTTTGGCAATATAAAATTATTTCAATATACTGGTCAGAAAGCTAAGCTTTTATTAAATAAATATAAACAAATTAAATCTATGTTCATTGCTGATGGACACCACAGATTGTATGCTACATCAATGTCAAAAAATAAGAAAACTATGTTGGCATCATTAATGAGTTTATCGCAAGTTGATATATTACCAATTCATCGAGTATTAAATAATATTGATGCTTCAACATTTGAAAAAGCTAAAAGCTTTATTGATAAAATGTTCGAAATATCAAATGATACAAATTTATCCAAAGGTAAAGTTAATGTAACTTATCAAAATGAATCTTTTGTTGTGAAACTTAAAGATATGTATGAAGATTTATTTTGAAATAATGACATTTATCGACTTAATACTCAAATAATATCAACAGCTTTTAGAATTTTAGATTTTAGTAAATGTGAAACAGTTTTTCAAAGTGATTTAGAAACAAGGAAAAGAAATTTATCAAAAAATGATGTTCTTTTTGAACTTTTCCCTGTGAGTGCTGATGAATTTATTGAAATATCAAATAATAATTGTATTCTGCCTCCTAAAGCAACCTGTTTTGAGCCAAAATTTCCATCATTTTTAATATTAAAAAAATATTGTTAG
- a CDS encoding aminotransferase class I/II-fold pyridoxal phosphate-dependent enzyme → MQALILAAGKGTRLKKITKDKPKCMVEVNDTTLIKKALDILDKKSLSQIIVLTGYKSDLLKNYINSLDLKTKLKFINNDDFDSTNNIYSMFLAKNEMINEDTLIIESDLIFDEQIIDQLINDKEKNLALVSKYESWMDGSCLKIDENKKIINFVSSKEFDYSQVDQYYKTVNIYKFSKEFSSSTYFPFLEALISAKGKNDYYEDVLKLIIQLNNHDLYAKITPNNCNWYEIDDEADLNIAESIFATGEQKLIKFQNRYGGYWRYPKLLDFCYLVNPYFPPKKMVEELKYNFKTLMEQYPSGLEVNSNLCAKIYGIKKERIVVGNGAAELIKSIMENMDGKIGFIRPTFEEYPNRYPNLKSVIFNPNNDNFSYTVDDLISFFDDKNIKALILINADNPSGNYISKNGVIKLVNWAKQKDITLIYDESFSDFAQEQNNSFVDDNILDLYEKLIVIKSISKSYGIPGCRLGFLCSADENLISNIKKSVSIWNINSFGEYYLQIFEKYKKDYLIALELIKKSRTIFIEKLQEIKEFRIIPSEANYLMIEVLKGNSKDLCIHMLEKNIFIKDLTTKINLANKQFIRVAVRRDEENDLFIEAVKDYFKN, encoded by the coding sequence ATGCAAGCGTTAATTTTAGCAGCCGGGAAAGGCACTCGTTTAAAAAAAATAACTAAAGATAAACCCAAATGTATGGTTGAGGTGAATGACACTACTTTAATAAAAAAGGCATTAGATATTTTAGATAAAAAGTCGCTTAGCCAAATAATAGTTTTAACGGGGTATAAAAGTGATTTATTAAAAAATTACATTAACTCGTTAGACTTAAAAACCAAATTAAAATTTATAAATAACGATGATTTTGACTCAACAAACAATATTTATTCAATGTTTTTAGCAAAAAATGAGATGATTAATGAAGATACCTTAATAATAGAGTCTGATTTAATATTCGATGAGCAAATTATTGATCAACTAATTAATGATAAAGAAAAAAACTTGGCGTTAGTTTCAAAATATGAAAGTTGAATGGATGGAAGTTGCTTAAAAATAGATGAAAACAAAAAAATAATTAATTTTGTTTCAAGCAAAGAATTTGATTATAGCCAAGTAGATCAATATTATAAAACCGTTAATATTTATAAATTTTCAAAAGAATTCTCATCTTCAACCTATTTTCCTTTTTTAGAAGCATTAATTAGCGCAAAAGGAAAAAATGATTATTATGAAGATGTATTAAAACTAATAATTCAACTTAACAATCACGATTTGTATGCAAAAATTACACCCAATAATTGCAACTGATATGAAATCGATGATGAAGCTGACTTAAATATAGCTGAATCTATTTTTGCAACAGGAGAACAAAAATTAATAAAGTTCCAAAATCGATATGGAGGATATTGAAGATATCCAAAATTACTAGATTTTTGCTACTTGGTTAACCCATATTTCCCGCCTAAAAAAATGGTGGAAGAATTAAAGTATAATTTTAAAACTTTAATGGAACAATACCCATCTGGCTTAGAAGTTAATTCTAACTTATGTGCAAAAATTTATGGAATCAAAAAAGAAAGAATAGTAGTGGGTAATGGTGCAGCAGAATTAATTAAATCTATAATGGAAAATATGGATGGTAAAATTGGTTTTATAAGACCTACTTTTGAAGAATATCCAAATAGATATCCAAATTTAAAAAGTGTAATTTTTAACCCAAATAATGATAACTTCTCATATACGGTAGATGACTTAATTAGTTTTTTTGATGATAAAAATATTAAAGCATTAATATTAATTAACGCTGATAATCCATCTGGTAATTATATTTCTAAAAATGGTGTTATTAAATTAGTGAATTGAGCTAAACAAAAAGATATTACATTAATATATGACGAAAGTTTTTCGGATTTTGCTCAAGAGCAAAATAATAGTTTTGTTGACGATAACATACTTGATTTATATGAAAAACTTATAGTTATAAAATCTATTTCTAAATCATACGGAATTCCGGGTTGCAGGTTAGGATTTTTATGCAGCGCTGATGAAAATCTTATTAGTAATATCAAAAAATCAGTATCAATTTGAAATATAAACTCTTTTGGCGAATACTATTTACAAATATTTGAAAAATATAAAAAAGACTATTTAATTGCATTAGAATTAATAAAAAAATCAAGAACAATCTTTATTGAAAAGCTTCAAGAAATTAAAGAATTTAGAATTATACCTAGTGAAGCAAATTATTTAATGATCGAAGTTCTAAAAGGTAATTCTAAAGATTTATGTATTCATATGCTAGAAAAAAATATTTTCATTAAAGATCTCACAACTAAAATTAATCTAGCTAATAAACAATTTATCAGAGTAGCTGTAAGAAGAGATGAGGAAAATGATTTGTTTATTGAAGCTGTTAAAGATTATTTTAAAAATTAG
- a CDS encoding DUF1410 domain-containing protein — MSKAKIILASTLSVLAVGGVTTAAVVVTQKRKKQSDSPKKGNEGNQVVVAADSKFEYTLNTEQTKELSAKLLLVKGQDVTVTLTENNASKIITTKVKEDGTIDFSTLKDGKTYTVTKIVVKGDEKDRDLISEVKSHNEDPGQGKGADAGGSDAGKQDKPADQAGDGKQERPADQAGDGKQERPADQAGDGKQDKPADQAGDGKQEKPADQAGDGKQEKPADQAGDGKQERPADQAGDGKQERPADQAGDGKQDKPADQAGDGKQERPADQAGDGKQDKPADQAGDGKHLTYSKWKIKKIEFNKNGQVVLFEFETENKYFNNIQNNEFFFKMESESMPQTIFEFEKYSQGNKDVWAAGISRNQTHTTFEMSSKRQFYKGDAREGTYKLLGVYPKDNPEQNLLQDTTKTVVVKYE, encoded by the coding sequence ATGTCAAAAGCAAAAATAATATTAGCTAGTACACTATCAGTTTTAGCAGTTGGTGGAGTTACTACTGCCGCTGTTGTTGTGACACAAAAAAGAAAAAAACAAAGTGATAGTCCTAAAAAAGGAAATGAAGGAAACCAAGTTGTAGTAGCAGCTGATTCAAAATTTGAATACACTTTAAATACTGAACAAACAAAAGAATTAAGCGCTAAATTACTACTTGTTAAAGGTCAAGATGTTACAGTTACTTTGACTGAAAATAATGCATCAAAAATAATTACAACAAAAGTAAAAGAAGATGGAACAATAGATTTCTCAACCCTTAAAGATGGCAAAACATATACAGTTACAAAAATTGTTGTTAAAGGAGATGAAAAAGATAGAGATTTAATTTCCGAAGTTAAGTCACATAACGAAGATCCAGGTCAAGGCAAAGGTGCAGATGCGGGTGGATCAGATGCAGGTAAACAAGATAAGCCAGCAGATCAAGCAGGTGATGGTAAACAAGAAAGACCAGCAGATCAAGCAGGTGATGGTAAACAAGAAAGACCAGCAGATCAAGCAGGAGATGGTAAACAAGATAAGCCAGCAGATCAAGCAGGTGATGGTAAACAAGAAAAACCAGCAGATCAAGCAGGTGATGGTAAACAAGAAAAACCAGCAGATCAAGCAGGTGATGGTAAACAAGAAAGACCAGCAGATCAAGCAGGTGATGGTAAACAAGAAAGACCAGCAGATCAAGCAGGAGATGGTAAACAAGATAAGCCAGCAGATCAAGCAGGTGATGGTAAACAAGAAAGACCAGCAGATCAAGCAGGTGATGGTAAACAAGATAAGCCAGCAGATCAAGCAGGTGATGGTAAACATTTAACATATTCAAAATGAAAAATAAAAAAAATTGAATTCAATAAGAATGGTCAGGTGGTACTTTTCGAATTTGAAACTGAAAATAAATATTTTAACAATATACAAAATAATGAATTTTTCTTTAAAATGGAATCAGAAAGCATGCCACAAACTATATTTGAATTTGAAAAATACTCACAAGGAAATAAAGATGTTTGAGCTGCTGGAATATCAAGAAACCAAACGCACACAACTTTTGAAATGAGTAGTAAACGCCAATTCTACAAAGGAGATGCTCGCGAAGGAACATATAAATTACTTGGCGTATATCCAAAAGATAACCCAGAACAAAACCTATTACAAGATACAACTAAAACAGTTGTAGTTAAATATGAATAA
- a CDS encoding zinc-dependent alcohol dehydrogenase family protein → MKMKALVYHGEHNIALEMVDKPVIQKETDAIVKITKTTICGTDLGIYKGKNPEVADGRILGHEGIGIVEEIGSSVSNVKVGDKVLISCITPCGKCDNCRKQLYSHCREKEGGWKFGYMINGTQAEYVRVPFADNSLYKYPQTISDEVAVMLSDALPTGHEIGVQYGNVAPGKSVAIVGAGPVGMGALLSAQLYSPAQLIVIDLDKNRLEMAKKLGATHTLVPDASLLDELYKIVGTDGVDVAIEAVGIPQTWDTCQKIVKAGGNISVVGVHGKKVDFNVQDLWIKNITVTTGLVNTNTLPMLINAVSTGKLPVEGLITHKFSLSEMMKAYETFLNAADNKAMKIFIDATK, encoded by the coding sequence ATGAAAATGAAAGCCCTGGTTTACCATGGTGAACACAATATAGCTCTAGAAATGGTTGATAAACCTGTTATTCAAAAAGAAACCGATGCAATTGTTAAGATTACAAAAACAACAATTTGTGGTACTGATTTAGGTATTTACAAAGGTAAAAACCCAGAAGTTGCTGATGGACGTATTCTAGGACACGAAGGTATTGGAATAGTTGAAGAAATTGGTTCAAGTGTTTCAAATGTTAAAGTTGGTGATAAAGTTTTAATTAGTTGCATTACACCTTGTGGTAAATGTGATAACTGTCGTAAGCAACTTTATTCACATTGCCGCGAAAAAGAAGGCGGTTGAAAATTTGGCTACATGATAAATGGGACACAAGCTGAGTATGTAAGAGTTCCTTTTGCTGATAATAGTCTTTATAAATACCCTCAAACAATTTCAGATGAAGTGGCAGTTATGCTTTCAGATGCTTTGCCTACTGGTCATGAAATTGGTGTTCAATATGGTAATGTTGCGCCAGGTAAATCAGTTGCTATTGTTGGTGCTGGCCCTGTTGGTATGGGAGCGCTATTAAGCGCACAATTATACTCACCAGCACAATTAATTGTGATTGATTTAGATAAAAACCGTTTAGAAATGGCTAAAAAATTAGGAGCAACTCACACATTAGTTCCAGATGCTTCTTTACTTGATGAATTATACAAAATTGTCGGCACAGATGGTGTTGATGTTGCAATTGAAGCAGTTGGTATTCCTCAAACATGAGATACCTGTCAAAAAATTGTTAAAGCAGGTGGCAATATCTCAGTAGTTGGTGTGCATGGTAAAAAAGTTGATTTCAATGTACAAGACTTATGAATTAAAAATATTACAGTTACAACTGGTTTAGTGAACACAAATACATTGCCAATGTTAATTAATGCAGTTTCAACTGGTAAATTACCTGTTGAAGGATTGATTACCCATAAATTTAGCTTATCTGAAATGATGAAAGCATATGAAACATTTTTAAATGCTGCTGATAATAAAGCAATGAAAATTTTTATTGATGCTACTAAATAG
- a CDS encoding IS1634 family transposase, which translates to MSIGIPKPDNKGFKIRFGYGYVSELQKFHPDPVTAIKAIISNFPLSLTKEEAKSKLDSIYKGEKTIKQEAIEKFKGYEIIEKLFNHFDIFKDCRVTKSTTLKDVVSQLIYQRIKQPLSVYSTYKSMKKENLDTFSKNSFYRSLDYISENKNTILTNINQKIKDKINRNINVLWFDSTTSYFETFKRDGYKKPGFSKDGKFKEDQIVIGMATDENGIPLHYKVYPGNTADSKTFIPFMLEIAKIYNVNNVTIVADKGMSVNRNIRFLESMNWRYIISYRMKASNNSFKEYVLDENEYITNGSVKYKTREIASFFNKKRPNGHVRNQIVTFSTKRALKDKNDREILIENFTKKMNKNGLVSYENLVGNKKYKFFKPVNKGAFYELDEEKIIEDSKFDGFYVYETNRRDLSVPEIIEIYSKQWQIESNFKTFKGTLSLRPVYLSTWNHINSYICLCFISLVFLNYLIYILNNTLGLAGKSKITEHKLINVIRDVKELEIYIDKQKVQSIDIFNDELLESWETYKLLLDIFIKENIE; encoded by the coding sequence TTATCAATTGGTATACCAAAACCAGATAATAAGGGATTTAAAATTCGATTTGGATACGGTTATGTTAGCGAATTACAAAAGTTTCACCCAGATCCAGTAACTGCTATCAAGGCAATAATATCTAATTTCCCTTTATCCTTAACTAAAGAAGAAGCCAAATCCAAGTTAGATTCTATTTATAAAGGTGAAAAAACAATAAAACAAGAGGCAATTGAAAAATTCAAGGGCTATGAAATTATTGAAAAGTTATTTAATCACTTTGACATCTTTAAAGATTGCAGAGTAACAAAATCTACAACCCTTAAAGATGTAGTTTCACAGTTAATTTATCAAAGAATTAAGCAACCTCTTAGTGTGTATAGTACTTATAAATCAATGAAAAAGGAAAATTTAGACACATTTTCCAAGAATTCATTTTATAGATCACTTGATTATATTTCTGAGAATAAAAACACCATCTTAACAAATATAAACCAAAAAATCAAAGATAAAATTAACAGAAATATTAATGTTTTATGATTTGACTCAACAACATCTTATTTTGAAACATTTAAAAGGGATGGCTATAAAAAACCGGGATTTTCAAAAGATGGAAAATTCAAAGAAGATCAAATAGTAATTGGTATGGCAACCGATGAAAATGGAATACCACTGCACTACAAAGTTTACCCAGGAAATACTGCTGACTCAAAAACTTTTATACCTTTTATGCTGGAAATTGCGAAAATTTACAATGTAAATAATGTAACAATTGTTGCCGACAAAGGAATGAGCGTCAATAGAAATATTAGATTTTTAGAGTCAATGAATTGAAGATATATTATTTCATATAGAATGAAGGCTTCTAACAATTCTTTTAAAGAGTATGTTCTTGACGAAAATGAATATATAACAAATGGATCGGTAAAATATAAGACAAGAGAAATTGCGTCATTTTTCAATAAAAAAAGACCCAATGGTCATGTTAGAAATCAAATAGTAACATTCAGTACAAAAAGAGCGCTAAAAGACAAAAATGACCGGGAAATTTTGATTGAAAATTTCACGAAAAAAATGAATAAAAATGGTTTGGTATCATATGAGAATTTAGTAGGAAATAAAAAGTATAAATTCTTCAAACCAGTAAACAAAGGGGCTTTCTACGAACTTGATGAAGAAAAAATTATTGAAGATTCTAAATTTGATGGATTTTATGTATATGAAACAAACAGAAGGGATTTAAGTGTTCCTGAAATTATTGAAATATACTCAAAACAATGACAAATCGAGTCAAATTTTAAAACATTTAAAGGAACTTTGTCACTTAGACCTGTATATTTATCAACCTGAAACCATATAAACAGTTATATTTGCCTTTGTTTTATATCGTTAGTTTTTCTAAATTACTTGATATATATTTTAAATAATACTTTAGGATTGGCAGGAAAAAGCAAAATAACTGAACATAAATTAATTAATGTAATTAGAGATGTAAAAGAGTTAGAAATTTATATAGATAAACAAAAAGTTCAATCTATAGACATATTCAATGATGAACTACTAGAAAGTTGAGAAACATATAAATTACTTTTAGACATCTTTATAAAAGAAAACATAGAATAA